The DNA window ACGAGGAGGCGTTCCGGCGGCGGATGGAGCGGGTCGGGCGCGCGAAGCACCCCGCCGTGCTGCCGCCGCTCGCGTTCTACTGCGCCATGCAGGAGAAGCTGGTGGTGTACGAGTTCCAGAGCAACGGCAGCCTCGCCAAGCTCCTGCACGGTAACCTTCTTTCACTCGCGACCTCTTTTTGCGCGTCTGAGGCTCTCTTGTTATGCACGAATGTAATTTAATTACAAATGAAATTCAAGCAGTTGTCATGTGACAAAACCAAAAACGATTCTTGAAAACTCGGTGACCGATGTTCAAAATGCGTTGGGATTATTTTGATGGGCTGGGGCCGGATATTACCTCGGACTTCATGGTATTTTTGGAAATCTATTTGAAAATGAGACCTTTTGGTGCAAACATTTCATATTTGCTTATGTTCCGTTTGGGATATATAAATAATACTTTTCATTGAAATTTCTAAGAGAGCGAACAATTTCATGTAAAAAAAGGCTTAATTAGCCGAGGCCTGCTAATCTTTTGGTCCATGTCGAGCTGTGCAGCCCAAAGTCGAGTTGTGTGGTGAGGAACACATACATATCTATGACAGGCCAGCTCTAATCCTAGTTTGGGCTGCATTCAGCCGTCAACTCGCTTTGTTCCGGCCCAACTTCAAAGTATGAGGCCGTAACCTTAGACTAGTCCATCCATTTCATTTTGCAATGCAGCCATTTTTTTCTGTAAAACTTGCCTAAAGATAACGAACTCATCAAATGGTTAGTAAATGCAGACTTGTCACATAATTATCGTTATAGAAAATAAGTGATCGTATACGTAGCAATAGCATGCTGTCTGCTTGAATTTTCAATCACATTCGAAATATAATTATTGCCATTTATTTTGGATCATTTTCTTGTGTGAATTATAATTCAGTTAGGATACCATGTTTCATCTCTTGCGAAATACTAATCTGCAGGCTCCATAGAGAGCAGCCAGGGTCCCGTGGACTGGCCGGCGCGCCTGCACATCGCCGCCAAGGTCGCCGACGGCATGGCGTTCTTGCACACCGCTCTgcgcggcgacggcgcgagCTCCAACACCTCCTCGTCGGgcgaggaggccgcggcggcgggcgacggGCCCATCGCCCACGGCAACCTCAAGGCCACCAACGTCCTCTTCACGGCCGGCATGGACCCGTGCATCAGCGAGTACGGCGtcaccgcgccggcgccggccgccaGCGGCGACGCCGCGCTCCGCGGCGACGTGCGCGCGTTCGGCGTGCTGCTGCTGGAGCTGCTGACGGGGAAGGCCGCGTCGGCGCGGGGCGACGGCTCGGAGCTGGCGCGGTGGGTGACCTCGGTGATCCGGGAGGAGTGGACCGCCGAGGTGTTCGACCGCGCGCTGCTGGCCGCCAGCAGCGACGGCTCCTCCGAGCAGCGCATGGTGCGGCTGCTGCAGGTGGCCATGCGGTGCGTCGACGAGTCCCCCGGCTCGGCCCCGCCGCCGACCATGCGGGAGGTCTCCAGCATGGTCAACGCGATCcgcgaagacgacgacgacaggTCCTTCCCCTTGGAAGCGTAACATGAGTGATGACTCGTGCCGAGCACTCGACTCGTGCAGTGCCCTACAAGATACGAGCCTTAAACTCTCTGATTGTACTACACATAAACCTGCTTAATTATTCACAAAAGCCTGTTAAAGCAGAAATGATTATTATTGTATAGATTTCGCTGATAAATGTATGTTTTGGTTGCTGGTCCATTTTGCATTAAACGAACAAAACAAAAGCCCGTAATGTGTACAGATGTACATGATGGACGACCAGCTAGGAAGCATCATGTCTTGAACCATACTCGACCTACATGATGGGTGTTCCTTAAATGTATGCCTTCTGGTGCAATTAGGTGCGTGTTGTTGCTTCCGTGGACGTACGCAAACAGCAAGTCGAGATCAAGATGATCAGATGCAAAATACTGTCCCGAACTACCAATGGCTTAATTCAGAACACATTTCTGCTCGTTGTGCTGAGATTACTCCTTGCTTCCATCCGTAAACGGGTAAACCAGAAGGtaaaacagaaaaaaaaaactttttgATTGCGAACTTCCGCGGCAGATAAAATATGACAACATTATTCGCCCCTAGAAAAAAATACGACAACATTATTATATGAAATTCACAAATATAGCATTATTAAAAAGATGTCCAAATTACACTAGAGGCATCAATTGACGTTTAGACAAAGTACACAAGATAAATAGCATGCCGTCGGTCTCACGGGGCCACCCACAAATAACCCCCTCAGGATTCTTCATTTTGCTTACTTAAAAAAAAGATGATTCTTCATGAACATTAGTGGTATAAACAGGAAGCATAATAATCGGTCGAGCATTTAGTTGACAACACGCATACACCAGAAGCAATCTAGGTATTTAAAACCTCGAGCTGATAGGGGAGAAGACGAGGAATACTTCTCCATGCACCACCAAACGAATAGGGAAGGGGCATCATgaacaaaacaaaaaaaaaatgcacGTGTACTATTTCCTTTCAACATTAGTGATGGTGATTAGAATCCTCTCACACTtgtggcgcgcggcggcggcgcctggtCGCCGTGGATGGCCTTATCCAACCATGCCTAGCGCACACTCCAAACCCCGTCACCTTGACACATTGCACGACATGCCTAGCTACCATGTCAACCCTATGCATCCATGATCCATCTATCCGACGCGTGCCATGTTACTTCATTCTACTTCTGCCTACTCCGAAAACCAGAAAACAAATAAACCGAAAAAAAACGCTGCCACCCTACAAATAATTAAATCAAATGGGATTAGAGTTGACTTCCGACGAGCAGTTAGTCTCGCCCTCTCCTCCCCTGTCCACACGCATGTTTCCATATGCAACAAAACGTAATCATGCATGCATGGCTGCCTGCCGCCCAATCATGCGCCCAACTCGTGGAGGCCCCGAAATGCAAAGCCGCAGGAGACGGATTAGCCCTCGTCAACCACTCGGCAATCAGCTGATGACCTGGCGCTACTTGCCTATGAGTCAAGCCAGCAGCGCCAGGCGGCCACAGAGGTTGAGACGTCGCGAGGTAGGTTGCGTTTTGCGGAGCTTTCGaagctgattctctgctgaatcTAGCACGAGCTCTGCCTGACTGATAGATTTTAAGAGAGAAATGATTATCTGCTGATTCTGTGGAATGATTCTTTAAAATGAACTAAGAGGCTAGAAGTTGAAAAAGTAGTTTCTCTTAATTCTTAGAAGTCTATGCTAGAGaattaaaaaaattatattcaGCTACAGAATTATTTCTCTTAAAGAATCATCTTCCACGGAGAATCCCTTTCAAACAGTTGAACCTCTTCCAAACATTCCAAACCGTATATCGACCGTCGAAGTGCCCCGAATTACCCGTGGCCCGGCCGATGCAATAATGGAACCATCCCGACACGTACGTACGGCGGCCAGATGCTGACCGGCCGCGCGGTACACGACGGCCGGCCGGCACGGACGGACGCACCCGGCGTGGAAGGAACCCGGGCACCGGATTCCCGTGGAAAAGCAGCTCGGGGTCGATGACGATGATTGCGCGCCGTGGGTGGTCCGTCGTCCATGCAGAAATTTGGTCACAAGCTCTTTTGGTCTTCCCGTGCGACGCATCCGTTTGGAAGAAGCTCTTGAATTTTTGAGGGCCGTTTGATGCCATGCGGCTAGCCTTTTCCAACAGTGACAGCCAGCCCATGCATGCGGTTACTGCCAAAAGGTTGCCGGTTAATTACCAGGATGAGTAGTGCAACGGTAATCCCTTGTGGTTACCGCTAAAATAAGTTACCGATTCCAAGGTCAGTCGCTGACGACGCCAGTGCTGATTATGTAGTCAACGGTCCCTTGTGTGACATATCCCTAAAGTCGTGGCACTCGGCAATTTGAGTAGCACGTACGCTCAGCCGAGTAGCTCATCAGGAGATCGATTATTAGCCCTCATCAACCAGGCTGCGGTTTGACTTTGCAGAAACAATAACTAATTAACCAAACACATACTGGTACTGCATCTATGCAGGCACATTTGTACTCATGCGTGCAAGGACAAACCTAATACTCAAATATATTAGAGCAACTCCAGCAGAAACCCTATTCAAATCCATACTCAAAAAATAGGAATAGATGGCCAAAAATTAACTCCAACAAAATATCTATTCCGATCCCTAGGTCCGTAGAGTATGGAGGCTCTCAGGTTTTCACCTTCGCCCCTTCTCCCACGGGTGGGAAGGGAGGCCCTGCGCGGTGGTTGCGGCCGTTTTTCACCCGCACGTGCATGGAATCCATTCAAGCTCGTGCTCCGCCGCTGGATTCCACCGGCCCCCGCTTAATTCCCCGCCAACTGAGTGGACCGGCTGCCTGGATCTACGAGTTGCTCTCCGCCCCGGACTCTTCGGGTCGCTCGAGTCCAGCCATGGAGCGCCACTGGTCTCCCCGAGCTCCGCCATGGAGCCCTGCAGACCTCCTGTCCTTCTCTGAGCTGGGCCATGGAGCCATCGACTGGCCTCAACCGgctggagagagagagacgcaaggtagagagagaaggagagatgcgttgttgggggggggggaacGCTGAGGTATAGATGTCtcgaggagggagaggagagagagacgCGAGAGATGCTAGGGAGAAAACAAAAGGTAAAAAAAATTTGATGGGTGGTTTCTATTATCATAAGAGAGTGGAGCTGAGATACAAGGGCTGTTGTTAAAGCTGAACATCGAAATTACAGTCGTAGAAAATAGAAGAATCCCCTCCTAGAAAAAGTAGGAAGATGCTCTAATGCTCCAGCCGGGTCGGGAGCCCTGAACTGCCCAACAGGGTGCACACCGCTGCACGAGCCAAGCGATGAAGCGATGGCAATATGGCATGGCACTGCAGCTAATCACCTCTGAATCCCTGACTCCGCTGTGTCCGAATCCGGCTGGCGTGGCTCGCGAGAGCTACAGTGACCGGCCACCACGGCCTGGCACTACTTGCCTGTTGCCTCGCGTGATCGCGTCCAGCAGCGCGCGGCGGCGACGAAGCCGAGACGTCGTCGGGGGTCAGGTCGACGTGACGACCGAACCCCAGCCTCTGGGCCGGGCCTGGCCAACCCCCACCCAACCGTCCCGACACGTACGGCGGCCGCTAGCTGGCCGGCCAGATGCTGACCGCCTGACCGTACCGGCCGCGGTGCACGAcggacggccggccggcgggcggcgtcaCGGACGGACAGACGGACGGACGCACCCGTCGCGGAACGAGCCCGGACACCGGATCCCCGTGGAAAAACTCGGGAGGATGACGCATGATCAACGATGGCTGCGTGCCATTATGGGCGGACCACCCCCAAATTTGGGCAGAGTTTGGTACGAAGCTCTTCTGGTTGCCCGGTACGGCGAGCCCGTTTGGAAGAAGCTCTTGAAATTCGGTGGCCGTTTGATGCGACGATTTTCTTCCTCGAGTGACGGACAGTCCGCGTGGTTACTGCCTAGTTACCGATTACCAGGCCGGGTTTGTGCTGATTATCCAACGCCTCTTGTGCGATTAGACAGTTGACATCTCATCGTGCCACTCGGTAACTTGAGCAGCGCGCGCACACTGCAGGACCAACAAGATGCCAAATTTCACTGGAAAACGAGAGAGAAGGGATGAGCATATGCGAAGGGGAACCATGGATGTAGTAGGTTTTGAGGTCCCCGACTCAGGAATTTTGTACGAAGCTACTTCTTCAGATTTTTTTCCCCGTATTAAATGAAACCATTTGTCTCAAACAAGCTCTGGAACTTCGAGGCTTCCTTTGATGACGCGACCGGTGTTTTTCCGTACCTGCAGAGGTAAATCTTGTGACCAAGTTTACCGAACATAACGATGAGTCAATCCAAGGATCCCTGCAATGCCTGAGTGGCCTGTACCCTGTAGTTTGATTAGCATGTGCAGAATCGACCAGAGCAAAATCTTGCTACAAAACTCCAGTGAGATAATAGCGTTTCATGGGTGGACCATGCACGGTTTCGGGGTCCCGAACTCAATCATTTCGCATGGAGTTCATTTACGTTTCAGAACCCAACTTTCGAATTCAAGGCCTGTTTTCTGCCACAGCCGATGCTCCCCTGCAAATAAAATGGCAGCTATCGCGGTTACACGCGAAGTAGTTACCCAAAGCCAAGCCGATCGATCCGGCGGCCCTCAGGCGAGCACGTCGATACGCTCCCCGCCCCTGCGGCGGCTACCCCGGCGCCGGAAGCCGTGAACCCGCGCAGCATGGCGTCGCTGTCGCAGCCATCGCGGTCGGTCTCGGTCTCGCCCCGAAATTCCAGCCATGGCGATTGGCGGcgcatggatggatggatggtgCCTGTCATCCATCGGCGGTGGCGCAGCCGTGCCCGGCAGGGGCGCCCATCACCCGTCCATGACCCAGCCATCGGCCCAACCACCCCCCAACGCTGACATGCTGTTCCCTCTTAACTCCCCCCGCGCGCTTTCCGTGCATCGCAAGCGAGGCGACCGGCGAGCCCGACCCAACCTACCCCCGATGCCCAGCCGCGAACCCGacccgaccggccgcggccgcccagCAGAGGCGAGCGCGCCGCTGGTCCTGGTCTAGCCGCTGCGTTCACatgccggcgagcggcgcggcgggcatCTTCCACTCCCCACTCCCACCCGCCACCCCCGGGGGCCGGGCCGGGGCGCGCAATAGAAAACGCCGTCCCAACCGCAGCCGCAGCGGACACGGTCAGCTGCTGCCTACCAACGCGGCGAGCGAGTTGGTACCAGGGTAGCGCCCGCGCGGGATATATCATATCCAAAGCTTCGGAGAAGCTTAGCTTAGCAGGCTGCTCTCGCTCGCTCCCTCGCCGGTTGACTTGTTTGGTGCTTTCGATCCTGCCGGGCCTTCTTGTCCCGCGGTTTGGTGCCTGATTGCTCGGCCTCAACTGACTCGTCGCCTCACCGGCCGATCGTCGCCGTCTATATAGGTGGTTGGTGCGTGCGGCTCGGGCCGGGCGGCTGGAGGGAGAGGCGGCTGTCGTCCGGTTCCCTCGTCGTGGATGAGTGCGGCTGCATTGGCGGCGACCGAgggagcgggagcgggaggAGGAAGGGCGAGATGGCGGTGGCCGCGGTGATgaggcgggcgggcggccggTTTCGCGCGCGGGAGGCCCAGACCGGCGACGCCAATGGGTACTTCTTcggtgccggcggcggtggattTTCGCACGTTctggaggaggcgccggcgccggcggtggacgctccggcgacggcggggagggaggcgcccccggccgccgcggcggtggcggcgaggaTCACGCCCGCGGTGCTCTTCGTCACGGTGGTGCTCGCCGTGGTGCTGCTCGTCTCGGGCCTGCTCCACGTCCTGCGCAGGCTCTTCCTCAAGACCCACCACGCCAGCGCGGGGGGCGGGGAGCGCCAGCTGCAGAACCTCTTCTTCCCGGGCCACGAGGACGgcgccggctccggcggcggcgggctcgaCCAGGCCGCCATCGACGCGATGCCGGAGTTCGCGTACGGCGAGCTCtccggcgccgcccccgccgccaccaggaaggggaaggagaaggcGGCCCGGCCGTTCGACTGCGCCGTCTGCCTCTGCGAGTTCGCCGACCATGACCGCCTCCGCCTGCTCCCGGCCTGCGGCCACGCGTTCCACGTCGCCTGCATCGACGTCTGGCTCCGCTCCAGCGCCACCTGCCCGCTCTGCCGCACCAAGCTCACGgcgcgccacctcgccgccgccgccaaggcGGACGCGCCGTCCGTCGGGCCGGACGTCGAGgagcagaagcagcagcagcaggaggaggatcAGGTGCCAGACTCGGCCGCCGCGAGCAGCGTCGTGCTCCCCGTCAGGCTCGGCCGGTTCACGAACGCCGACGGCGACGCCGAGGCGAGCACCAGCAACAGCAGCCGCATCGACGGGAGGAGGTGCTACTCCATGGGCTCCTACCAGTACGTGCTCGCCGACGAGCACCTCCTGGTCTCCGTCCACATGAGGCACGGCAATGCCGGCGGCGCGGGCACCAcatcgagcggcggcggcggcgaccagcAGCAGGGCAAGAAGGTGTTCGCGCGCGGTGACAGCTTCTCCGTGTCCAAGATCT is part of the Panicum hallii strain FIL2 chromosome 2, PHallii_v3.1, whole genome shotgun sequence genome and encodes:
- the LOC112881064 gene encoding uncharacterized protein LOC112881064; this translates as MGWLSLLEKASRMASNGPQKFKSFFQTDASHGKTKRACDQISAWTTDHPRRAIIVIDPELLFHGNPVPGFLPRRGKDLSSSSSRIALTMLETSRMVGGGAEPGDSSTHRMATCSSRTMRCSEEPSLLAASSARSNTSAVHSSRITEVTHRASSEPSPRADAAFPVSSSSSSTPNARTSPRSAASPLAAGAGAVTPYSLMHGSMPAVKRTLVALRLPWAMGPSPAAAASSPDEEVLELAPSPRRAVCKNAMPSATLAAMCRRAGQSTGPWLLSMEPAD
- the LOC112881718 gene encoding RING-H2 finger protein ATL46-like, whose translation is MAVAAVMRRAGGRFRAREAQTGDANGYFFGAGGGGFSHVLEEAPAPAVDAPATAGREAPPAAAAVAARITPAVLFVTVVLAVVLLVSGLLHVLRRLFLKTHHASAGGGERQLQNLFFPGHEDGAGSGGGGLDQAAIDAMPEFAYGELSGAAPAATRKGKEKAARPFDCAVCLCEFADHDRLRLLPACGHAFHVACIDVWLRSSATCPLCRTKLTARHLAAAAKADAPSVGPDVEEQKQQQQEEDQVPDSAAASSVVLPVRLGRFTNADGDAEASTSNSSRIDGRRCYSMGSYQYVLADEHLLVSVHMRHGNAGGAGTTSSGGGGDQQQGKKVFARGDSFSVSKIWQWRGSKRLPASLCADDGLPWAPAAKDPAGAHTRQQHGDT